The following coding sequences are from one Comamonas koreensis window:
- the zapE gene encoding cell division protein ZapE, producing MGTAVRDAYEAELKAKGFQSDPAQMRAVDALQRCADEWEQYKNKRSNPIKKLINHPDIPRGVYMYGGVGRGKSFIMDCFFNAVPLRRKVRLHFHEFMREVQRELTLLKGTQDPLDVLGAKIAKKYKLICFDEFHVADITDAMILYRLLLALFNNGVGFVTTSNFTPDGLYPDGLHRDRILPAIDLLNARMDVINVDNGTDYRRRALELAQLYHCPLGPEADAAMEQTFGQLAEVPDEKPVFKIESRELKPRRRAGGVIWFDFHELCVNPRSQNDYLELATQFHTVLLSNVPQMFVNMASPARRFTWLVDVLYDRRVKLIMSAAVPPEQLYTEGPLSHEFPRTVSRLNEMQSQEYLSLERRVVDTALT from the coding sequence ATGGGTACAGCGGTAAGAGATGCATACGAGGCCGAACTCAAGGCCAAGGGTTTTCAAAGTGATCCTGCACAGATGCGTGCGGTGGACGCCTTGCAGCGCTGTGCCGACGAGTGGGAGCAGTACAAGAACAAGCGCTCCAACCCGATCAAGAAGCTGATCAACCACCCCGACATTCCGCGCGGGGTGTACATGTATGGCGGGGTGGGGCGCGGCAAGAGCTTCATCATGGATTGCTTCTTCAACGCCGTGCCGCTGCGCCGCAAGGTGCGTTTGCATTTCCATGAGTTCATGCGCGAGGTGCAGCGCGAGCTGACCCTGCTCAAGGGCACGCAGGACCCGCTCGATGTGCTGGGCGCCAAGATCGCCAAGAAGTACAAGCTGATCTGCTTTGACGAGTTCCATGTGGCGGACATCACCGATGCGATGATCCTCTACCGCTTGCTGCTGGCCCTGTTCAACAACGGCGTGGGCTTTGTCACCACCTCCAACTTCACGCCCGATGGCCTCTACCCCGATGGCCTGCACCGCGACCGCATTCTGCCGGCCATCGACCTGCTCAACGCGCGCATGGATGTGATCAATGTCGACAACGGCACCGACTACCGCCGCCGCGCGCTGGAGCTGGCCCAGCTCTACCATTGCCCGCTGGGCCCTGAGGCGGATGCAGCGATGGAGCAGACCTTTGGCCAGTTGGCCGAGGTGCCTGACGAAAAACCAGTCTTCAAAATTGAGTCGCGCGAGCTCAAGCCGCGCCGCCGCGCAGGGGGCGTGATCTGGTTCGATTTCCATGAACTGTGCGTCAACCCGCGCTCGCAAAATGACTACCTGGAGCTGGCCACCCAGTTCCACACCGTGCTGCTGTCCAATGTGCCGCAGATGTTCGTCAACATGGCCTCGCCCGCACGCCGCTTTACCTGGCTGGTCGATGTGCTCTATGACCGCCGGGTCAAGCTCATCATGTCGGCCGCCGTGCCGCCCGAGCAGCTCTACACCGAAGGGCCGCTGTCCCATGAGTTTCCGCGCACCGTCTCGCGCCTCAACGAGATGCAGTCGCAGGAGTATTTGTCGCTGGAGCGACGCGTGGTCGATACCGCGCTGACCTGA
- the alaS gene encoding alanine--tRNA ligase: protein MSTPTFSVAEIRKTFLDFFASKGHTIVPSSPLVPGNDPTLMFTNSGMVQFKDVFLGTDKRPYTRATSVQTCLRAGGKHNDLENVGYTARHHTFFEMLGNWSFGDYFKRESLKWAWELLTEVYKLPAEKLLATVYEEDDEAYDIWTKEIGLPPERVIRIGDNKGGRYKSDNFWMMADTGPCGPCSEIFYDHGPHIAGGPPGSPDEDGDRFIEIWNNVFMQFDMAEDGSVKPLPAPCVDTGMGLERLAAILQHVHSNYEIDLFQALIKAAARETHIDDLETPSLKVIADHIRATAFLVADGVIPSNEGRGYVQRRIIRRAIRHGYKLGQKTPFFHKLVKDLVAVMGDAYPKIREQEARITEVLKVEEERFFETLAHGMDILDSALAGGAKVLPGDVAFKLHDTYGFPLDLSNDVARERGLSVDEAGFHAAMEQQKSQARAAGKFKMDRALEYTGAANAFTGYTQLSEAAKVVALYVDGSSVNAINAGQTAVVVLDTTPFYAESGGQVGDQGVISAGANRFVVEDTLKIKADVFGHHGQLAAGSLKVGDAVQAEVDTALRAATMRNHSVTHIMHKALREVLGDHVQQKGSLVNAERTRFDFAHNSPVTDAQKREIEKRVNAEILANTETGARVMDIESAQKTGAMMLFGEKYGETVRVLDIGSSRELCGGTHVQRTGDIGLFKVVAEGGVAAGVRRIEAVTGENALAYLQSLESTVDEAAATLKAPVAELNHRIGGALDQIKALEKELAQLKGKLASSQGDELAGQAVDVKGIKVLAATLDGADAKALRDTMDKLKDKLGTAAIVLAAIDGDKVQLAAGVTKDSIGKVKAGELVNFVAQQVGGKGGGKPDMAMAGGTNPAGLAQALAGVQAWVAERV, encoded by the coding sequence ATGAGTACACCCACTTTTTCCGTCGCTGAGATCCGCAAGACCTTCTTGGACTTTTTCGCGTCCAAGGGGCACACCATTGTTCCGTCCAGCCCGCTGGTGCCGGGCAACGATCCGACGCTGATGTTCACCAACTCCGGCATGGTGCAGTTCAAGGATGTGTTTCTGGGCACGGACAAGCGCCCCTACACCCGGGCAACGAGCGTGCAGACCTGCCTGCGTGCCGGTGGCAAGCACAACGACCTGGAAAACGTGGGCTATACCGCGCGCCACCACACCTTCTTCGAGATGCTGGGCAACTGGTCCTTTGGCGACTACTTCAAGCGCGAATCGCTCAAGTGGGCCTGGGAGCTGCTCACCGAGGTCTACAAGCTGCCGGCCGAGAAGCTGCTGGCCACCGTCTATGAAGAGGACGACGAGGCCTACGACATCTGGACCAAGGAGATCGGCCTGCCCCCAGAGCGCGTGATCCGCATTGGCGACAACAAGGGCGGCCGCTACAAGAGCGACAACTTCTGGATGATGGCCGACACGGGCCCTTGCGGCCCTTGCTCGGAAATCTTCTACGACCACGGCCCGCATATTGCCGGCGGCCCTCCAGGCTCGCCCGATGAAGACGGTGACCGTTTCATCGAAATCTGGAACAACGTGTTCATGCAGTTCGACATGGCCGAAGACGGCTCGGTCAAGCCGCTGCCAGCCCCCTGCGTCGATACCGGCATGGGCCTGGAACGCCTGGCTGCCATCTTGCAGCATGTGCACAGCAACTACGAGATCGACCTGTTCCAGGCGCTGATCAAGGCCGCTGCACGCGAGACCCATATCGACGATCTGGAAACCCCCTCGCTGAAGGTGATTGCCGACCACATCCGCGCGACCGCCTTCCTGGTGGCCGATGGCGTGATCCCGTCGAATGAAGGCCGCGGCTATGTGCAGCGCCGCATCATCCGCCGCGCCATCCGCCACGGCTACAAGCTGGGCCAGAAGACCCCCTTCTTCCACAAGCTGGTCAAGGACCTGGTCGCCGTGATGGGCGATGCCTATCCCAAGATTCGCGAGCAGGAAGCGCGCATCACCGAGGTGCTCAAGGTCGAGGAAGAGCGCTTCTTCGAGACCCTGGCCCATGGCATGGACATCCTGGACAGCGCACTGGCCGGTGGCGCCAAGGTGCTGCCCGGTGATGTGGCCTTCAAGCTGCATGACACCTACGGCTTTCCGCTGGACCTGTCCAACGACGTGGCGCGCGAACGCGGCCTGAGCGTGGACGAGGCGGGCTTCCATGCCGCGATGGAGCAGCAAAAGAGCCAGGCCCGCGCAGCGGGCAAGTTCAAGATGGACCGCGCACTGGAATACACCGGCGCGGCCAATGCCTTCACCGGTTACACGCAGCTGAGCGAGGCCGCCAAGGTCGTGGCGTTGTATGTCGATGGCAGCAGCGTCAACGCGATCAACGCTGGCCAGACGGCCGTGGTTGTGCTGGACACCACCCCGTTCTACGCCGAGTCGGGTGGCCAGGTGGGCGACCAGGGCGTGATTTCGGCCGGTGCCAACCGCTTTGTCGTGGAAGACACCTTGAAGATCAAGGCCGATGTGTTTGGCCACCACGGCCAGCTCGCTGCGGGCAGCCTCAAGGTGGGCGATGCGGTGCAAGCCGAGGTCGATACCGCCTTGCGCGCCGCCACCATGCGTAACCACTCGGTCACCCACATCATGCACAAGGCGCTGCGTGAAGTGCTGGGCGACCATGTGCAGCAAAAGGGCAGCCTGGTCAATGCGGAACGCACCCGCTTTGACTTTGCCCACAACAGCCCGGTGACCGATGCGCAAAAGCGCGAGATCGAAAAGCGCGTGAATGCCGAGATCCTGGCGAACACCGAAACCGGCGCGCGCGTGATGGACATCGAGAGCGCACAAAAGACCGGCGCGATGATGCTGTTTGGTGAAAAGTACGGCGAGACCGTGCGCGTGCTGGACATTGGATCGAGCCGGGAACTCTGCGGTGGCACCCATGTGCAGCGCACCGGTGACATTGGCCTGTTCAAGGTCGTCGCCGAAGGCGGCGTGGCCGCTGGCGTGCGCCGTATCGAAGCGGTGACCGGCGAGAACGCGCTGGCCTACCTGCAGTCGCTCGAATCGACCGTGGACGAAGCCGCTGCCACCTTGAAGGCCCCAGTGGCTGAGCTGAACCACCGCATCGGTGGTGCGCTCGACCAGATCAAGGCGCTGGAGAAGGAACTGGCCCAGCTCAAGGGCAAGCTGGCGTCGAGCCAGGGCGATGAGCTGGCCGGCCAGGCGGTGGACGTCAAGGGCATCAAGGTGCTGGCTGCCACCCTGGATGGCGCCGATGCGAAAGCGCTGCGCGACACCATGGACAAGCTCAAGGACAAGCTGGGCACCGCTGCCATCGTGTTGGCGGCTATCGACGGCGACAAGGTACAGCTGGCCGCAGGCGTGACCAAGGACAGTATTGGCAAGGTCAAGGCCGGTGAACTGGTGAACTTTGTCGCCCAGCAAGTGGGCGGCAAGGGCGGCGGCAAGCCCGACATGGCGATGGCTGGCGGCACCAACCCAGCGGGCCTGGCGCAAGCGCTGGCGGGCGTTCAGGCCTGGGTGGCCGAGCGGGTCTGA
- a CDS encoding short-chain fatty acid transporter, whose protein sequence is MSVQLEESRSARFAMRCAAWAEKWFPDSWVFAVVGIAIVVAAALAIGVPVQETSKAFGKGFWSLIPFTMQMAFVVIGGYVVASSKPASRLIEALAKVPGNGRSAVAWVALISMVASLLNWGLSLVFGGLLVKALARRTDLKMDYRAAGAAAYLGLGAVWALGISSSAAQLQANPASLPPSILAITGVIPFTETIFLWQSGVMLLALVLISLVIAYVTAPGAANAKDAAACQVDISAEAQPVTKPTRPGEWLEHSPLLIIFLVLLAVGWMVEEFSSKPAIQAISGLNTYNLIFLMVGALLHWRPRSFLDAVARAVPTTTGVLIQFPLYGSIAAIMTEVKGVDGHTIAHYISTFFTQIATHDTYALLMGVYSAILGFFIPSGGGKWIIEAPYVMQVANDLQYHLGWAVQIYNAAEALPNLINPFYMLPLLGVLGLKARDLIGFTFVQLLVHIPVVLFLLWFLGQTLAYIPPVMP, encoded by the coding sequence ATGTCGGTGCAATTGGAAGAGAGCCGCTCGGCGCGGTTTGCGATGCGGTGTGCGGCCTGGGCCGAGAAGTGGTTTCCCGATTCCTGGGTGTTTGCGGTCGTGGGGATTGCGATTGTGGTGGCAGCGGCCCTGGCCATTGGTGTGCCGGTGCAAGAGACGAGCAAGGCTTTTGGCAAGGGCTTTTGGAGCCTGATCCCGTTCACGATGCAAATGGCCTTTGTGGTGATTGGCGGCTATGTGGTGGCCAGCTCCAAGCCCGCGTCGCGCCTGATTGAAGCGCTGGCCAAGGTGCCTGGCAATGGCCGCAGTGCGGTGGCCTGGGTGGCGCTGATCTCGATGGTGGCCTCGCTCCTCAACTGGGGCTTGAGCCTGGTGTTTGGCGGCCTGCTGGTCAAGGCGCTGGCCCGCCGCACCGACCTGAAAATGGACTACCGGGCCGCCGGCGCTGCGGCCTACCTGGGCCTGGGTGCCGTCTGGGCGCTGGGCATTTCCTCGTCGGCCGCGCAGCTGCAGGCCAACCCGGCCAGCCTGCCGCCGTCGATCCTGGCGATTACTGGTGTGATCCCGTTTACCGAGACGATTTTCTTGTGGCAATCGGGCGTGATGCTGCTGGCCCTGGTGCTGATCTCGCTGGTGATTGCCTATGTGACGGCCCCGGGCGCTGCCAACGCCAAGGATGCTGCCGCCTGCCAGGTGGACATCAGCGCCGAGGCGCAGCCGGTGACCAAGCCCACGCGGCCCGGTGAATGGCTGGAGCACAGCCCGCTGCTGATCATTTTTCTGGTGCTGCTGGCAGTCGGCTGGATGGTCGAAGAGTTCTCCAGCAAGCCGGCGATCCAGGCGATCTCGGGCCTCAACACCTACAACCTGATTTTTCTGATGGTGGGCGCGCTGCTGCACTGGCGCCCGCGCAGCTTTTTGGATGCGGTCGCGCGCGCCGTGCCCACCACCACCGGTGTGCTGATCCAGTTCCCGCTGTATGGCTCGATTGCTGCGATCATGACCGAGGTCAAGGGCGTCGATGGCCACACCATTGCGCACTACATCTCGACCTTCTTCACCCAGATCGCCACGCATGACACCTATGCGCTGCTGATGGGCGTGTACTCGGCCATTCTGGGCTTTTTCATTCCGTCGGGCGGCGGCAAGTGGATCATCGAGGCGCCGTATGTGATGCAGGTGGCCAACGACCTGCAGTACCACCTGGGCTGGGCCGTGCAGATCTACAACGCCGCCGAGGCACTGCCCAATCTGATCAACCCCTTCTACATGCTGCCGCTGTTGGGCGTGCTGGGCCTCAAGGCGCGCGACCTGATCGGCTTTACCTTTGTGCAGCTGCTGGTGCACATCCCGGTGGTGCTGTTTCTGCTGTGGTTCCTGGGGCAGACCCTGGCCTATATTCCGCCCGTGATGCCCTGA
- a CDS encoding DUF3011 domain-containing protein: MQNTTWSGAALGALALALAAIAPTAQAQYGRDGEVTCESQDGRTRECRTPFRDPVVSETLSSASCVEGRSWGHRGGGVVWVTDGCRARFADSRGGGGGWGGGGGSNQLVRCESNDGRMRECAIPRGARVEVARQLSDARCDEGRSWGQRSDMVWVSRGCRADFAISSGYGGGYGGGRPNPGYGQGRELTCSSDDRRDNSCDWNARWGRPVLLEQLSSDSCREGYTWGYDDRARRIWVTRGCRGRFGSR; this comes from the coding sequence ATGCAAAACACCACATGGAGCGGCGCTGCACTGGGCGCACTGGCACTGGCTTTGGCGGCCATCGCCCCCACCGCACAGGCGCAGTATGGGCGCGACGGCGAGGTGACCTGCGAGAGCCAGGACGGGCGCACGCGCGAATGCCGCACGCCGTTTCGCGATCCGGTGGTGAGCGAGACCTTGTCGAGCGCCTCTTGCGTCGAAGGCCGCAGCTGGGGCCACCGCGGTGGCGGCGTGGTCTGGGTGACCGATGGTTGCCGGGCCCGTTTTGCCGATAGCCGAGGCGGCGGCGGTGGCTGGGGTGGTGGCGGTGGCAGTAACCAGCTGGTGCGCTGCGAGAGCAACGACGGGCGCATGCGCGAATGCGCCATTCCGCGTGGCGCCAGGGTCGAGGTTGCCCGCCAGCTCTCCGACGCTCGCTGCGACGAGGGCCGCAGCTGGGGCCAACGCAGCGATATGGTCTGGGTCAGCCGCGGCTGCCGCGCCGATTTTGCCATCAGCAGCGGTTACGGTGGCGGCTACGGCGGCGGCCGGCCCAATCCTGGATATGGCCAGGGCCGGGAGCTGACCTGCAGCAGCGACGACCGCCGCGACAACAGCTGCGACTGGAATGCGCGCTGGGGCCGTCCGGTGCTGCTGGAGCAGTTGTCCAGCGACAGCTGCCGCGAAGGCTATACCTGGGGTTATGACGACCGCGCGCGCCGCATCTGGGTCACGCGCGGTTGCCGTGGGCGTTTTGGCAGCCGCTGA